In Eupeodes corollae chromosome 3, idEupCoro1.1, whole genome shotgun sequence, a single genomic region encodes these proteins:
- the LOC129949611 gene encoding dolichol kinase: protein MENSDKSKVDKSIDKNGKNIGIISRPNASPGYWLSCLVPLAFLVTNNRMQTCSKEDDNLFLIFTIVSMGMLMQSLAFFACLAVAPGRYLKLFFALMPGTLTHFQLQYWTQQTYGVCLALGFGATLGYQYVYVRVLRGFPKSCTLGEACILVQGVVLFLINGFFRIPMFYKSPPIEEFGKVSAIMTGALFCLLVVSWLLATFKVFRSLILFYLSMILLVLAVCVMPVTKVLPIITVFQFIYSDLRRVYIVIFYMTMTIATILAVKWQMGNSEQASTRVRKIFHVLIVLVYIPGLIFQCTFLYLATGVALAVFSVLDMIRMLKIPPLASVLEDAFATLHDEKDAGNIALTPFCLLIGCSLPLWINPCPCSETDSASGVNLIAMLAGILSVGIGDTAASVFGSKFGKHKWSESNRSIEGSLAFVLSQSIIIVPLYLFNLAPVDGLSVISTLSAIVITAGVEALTDQIDNLVLPLVFYIVVNIR from the exons ATGGAAAACTCTGATAAGAGCAAAGTAGACAAATCCATtgataaaaatggtaaaaacatAGGAATCATAAGCCG accaaatGCGTCACCTGGTTACTGGCTCAGTTGCCTTGTTCCATTGGCATTTCTTGTCACGAACAACCGGATGCAGACATGTTCCAAGGAAGATGATAATTTGTTCCTTATATTCACCATCGTGTCTATGGGCATGCTGATGCAATCTTTGGCTTTCTTTGCTTGTTTGGCAGTTGCTCCTGGGCGATATTTGAAATTGTTCTTTGCTTTAATGCCTGGTACATTAACGCACTTTCAGCTACAGTATTGGACGCAACAGACGTATGGAGTATGCCTCGCTCTTGGATTTGGAGCTACGCTTGGCTATCAGTATGTGTATGTTAGAGTGCTGAGAGGATTTCCAAAAAGTTGTACCCTCGGTGAGGCGTGCATATTAGTTCAGGGTGTAGTTTTGTTCCTCATCAATGGATTCTTTAGGATTCCAATGTTTTACAAATCACCTCCGATCGAAGAGTTTGGCAAAGTTAGTGCCATTATGACG ggTGCCCTATTCTGCTTGCTTGTGGTATCGTGGCTTCTAGCAACATTTAAAGTGTTCAGAAGCCTTATTCTCTTCTACCtttcaatgattttattagTATTGGCTGTGTGTGTGATGCCGGTTACAAAAGTCTTGCCCATAATAACCGTTTTCCAGTTTATATATTCCGATCTAAGAAGG GTATACATTGTTATATTCTACATGACCATGACTATAGCAACAATTCTAGCAGTCAAATGGCAAATGGGCAATTCCGAACAAGCATCGACAAGAGTTCGAAAGATATTCCATGTTCTTATTGTGTTAGTGTATATTCCAGGATTAATATTCCAATGTACATTCCTTTATCTTGCAACTGGAGTTGCACTAGCTGTCTTTTCCGTACTCGATATGATACGAATGCTGAAAATTCCTCCTTTAGCAAGTGTTCTGGAAGATGCATTTGCCACTTTACACGATGAAAAAGATGCCGGCAATATAGCTTTGACTCCATTTTGTCTTCTGATTGGCTGCTCCTTGCCACTTTGGATAAATCCGTGTCCTTGTTCTGAAACAGACAGTGCGTCAGGAGTGAACTTAATTGCGATGTTAGCTGGAATATTATCAGTTGGTATCGGGGATACCGCAGCGAGTGTGTTTGGTTCTAAATTTGGAAAACACAAATGGAGTG AATCTAATCGGTCTATAGAAGGAAGCTTGGCTTTTGTTCTATCCCAGTCAATTATAATAGTACCGCTCTATTTGTTTAACCTAGCTCCAGTCGATGGCTTAAGTGTGATTTCAACTCTATCAGCAATAGTGATAACAGCTGGAGTTGAGGCCTTAACTGATCAAATTGATAACTTAGTCTTACCATTGgtattttatattgttgtcaatataagataa